The Phycobacter azelaicus sequence ACGCGCATAGACCGGGTTCAGGGCGCGATAGAGTGGCCCTGTGTAGCGTCCATCTTTCAACGGCATCAGGCAAAGACGCCCGCATCGACCGCATCGATGTATTCCAGAACTTGCTGAGCTTTGCCTTCCTGCACCAGCTGCATGGCTGTCCGGCCATCAAAGCCGGGCAGGGGCTCTGACCGGTACCATGCATAGGCCATCAGTTCCGAGCCGAAGCGGGGCTCAACTTTGTTCAGCACCTCTACCAATTCGCGCAGGCGGCGCTGCGTCTTGTCCGAACCGATGCGGGCTCGCCTCTGCAACGCGTCTTTGCCCAAGCCGACGGTCAATGCGATCTCTTCTGCTGATGTGCGTAGCACCGCGGCGATCTTGCGCGGTTCGAATTGCCCAGCTTCAGCAAAGTTCGTGATGTGCATGATCTATGCTCCTACGGTGATACTGACGGTATATAGCGGCAACATCGCTGAAATTCAAGCTGACAGGAGGCGCTGCGCCTTCGTTTCCCGTGCTTATCCGTAACGCTGCAGTGCTCTGAACGAAGCAAATCCTGATCTTTGGGCCTGAGAGGTCACCGT is a genomic window containing:
- a CDS encoding MbcA/ParS/Xre antitoxin family protein; this translates as MHITNFAEAGQFEPRKIAAVLRTSAEEIALTVGLGKDALQRRARIGSDKTQRRLRELVEVLNKVEPRFGSELMAYAWYRSEPLPGFDGRTAMQLVQEGKAQQVLEYIDAVDAGVFA